In a genomic window of uncultured Sphaerochaeta sp.:
- a CDS encoding solute carrier family 23 protein, protein MGNPAKFTIFDLNGRPALRQALPLAIQHVVAMIVGCVTPALILSRVANLSSADSIILVQGALVIAALATFLQLFPMGRYLGSGLPVILGVSFAYLPSMQAIASGYDLATIFGSQLVGGVVAILVGMNVTFLRKFFPPLITGTVVFTIGLSLYPTAINYMAGGVGSPSYGSAMNWILAFATLAVVTILNHMGKGIFKLASILIGILFGYVVSLFLGIVDFSAITQAGIFQAPKLLHFGIRFEVAACFSLGLLFAINSIQAIGDFTATTVGSMDREPTNGELRSGIVGYGVTNMLGSFIGGLPTATYSQNVGIVTTTKVINRFTLGLAAAILLAAGLIPKFSALLTTIPQSVLGGATISVFASIAMTGMKLVVSEEMNYRNTSIVGLSAALGIGIADSSAALSTFPEWFQVIFGQSPVVIATVVAVALNIILPKRN, encoded by the coding sequence ATGGGAAATCCAGCAAAATTCACGATTTTTGATCTGAACGGAAGGCCGGCCCTCAGACAAGCACTCCCTTTGGCCATCCAGCATGTGGTGGCCATGATTGTCGGCTGCGTGACCCCTGCCCTGATCCTCAGCCGGGTAGCGAACCTCTCTTCGGCAGACTCCATCATCCTGGTGCAGGGAGCTCTCGTCATCGCAGCCCTTGCCACGTTCCTGCAACTCTTTCCAATGGGAAGGTATCTTGGTTCGGGTCTGCCGGTGATATTGGGAGTAAGCTTTGCCTACCTGCCGAGCATGCAGGCGATTGCCAGCGGCTATGACCTGGCAACCATCTTTGGCTCCCAGCTTGTCGGAGGGGTGGTGGCAATCCTGGTAGGCATGAACGTCACCTTTCTCAGGAAATTCTTTCCCCCGCTCATCACAGGGACAGTCGTCTTTACCATCGGGCTCTCCCTCTACCCCACTGCCATCAACTACATGGCAGGAGGAGTAGGAAGCCCAAGCTATGGTTCTGCCATGAACTGGATCCTTGCCTTTGCAACGCTTGCGGTTGTCACCATCCTCAACCATATGGGCAAAGGCATCTTCAAGCTGGCATCCATTCTGATCGGCATCCTCTTCGGGTATGTGGTTTCCCTCTTCCTCGGAATCGTTGACTTCTCCGCCATCACCCAGGCAGGCATCTTCCAAGCCCCCAAGCTCCTCCACTTCGGCATCCGTTTTGAAGTTGCAGCCTGTTTTTCACTGGGCCTCCTGTTCGCGATCAATTCCATACAGGCCATCGGTGATTTCACCGCCACCACCGTTGGTTCGATGGACCGTGAACCCACCAACGGCGAACTGCGAAGCGGCATCGTCGGCTATGGTGTCACCAACATGCTCGGCTCCTTCATCGGCGGCCTGCCAACAGCAACCTACAGCCAGAACGTGGGCATCGTCACCACCACGAAGGTCATCAACCGTTTCACGTTGGGTTTGGCCGCAGCAATCTTGCTGGCAGCAGGGCTCATCCCTAAGTTTTCGGCCCTGCTCACCACCATTCCCCAGAGCGTGCTCGGAGGCGCAACCATCAGTGTCTTCGCCTCGATTGCCATGACAGGGATGAAGCTGGTAGTATCGGAAGAGATGAACTACCGCAACACCTCCATCGTGGGGTTGTCGGCAGCCTTGGGTATCGGGATCGCGGACTCTTCTGCAGCCCTTTCCACCTTCCCTGAGTGGTTTCAGGTCATTTTTGGCCAATCACCGGTAGTCATCGCCACCGTGGTGGCAGTCGCCCTGAATATCATATTGCCAAAGAGGAACTAG
- a CDS encoding amino acid ABC transporter ATP-binding protein, with amino-acid sequence MEIVSVTNLKKEFDGLGVLKGISFSLNKGEVLSIIGPSGSGKSTLLRCLTQLEPVDGGTIVVGSHTMVSTSEDGKVRYADKQTLKDVRLSLGLVFQSFHLFPHMSVLRNITEAQMHVLGRSKAEAQQIARELLKKMGLEEKEKAYPCQLSGGQQQRVSIARALALNPNVLCFDEPTSALDPELTGEILKVIKDLAKEKMTMIVVTHEMTFARDISDRVIFMDDGLIVEEGSPEKVFGDPQNPRTKRFLNRYEQP; translated from the coding sequence ATGGAAATCGTATCGGTAACCAACCTGAAAAAAGAGTTCGACGGCCTTGGGGTGCTCAAGGGCATCTCCTTCTCCCTGAACAAGGGGGAGGTCCTCTCCATCATCGGCCCTTCGGGAAGCGGGAAATCCACGCTGCTTCGCTGTCTGACCCAGCTTGAACCTGTCGATGGGGGAACCATCGTGGTGGGTTCCCATACCATGGTAAGCACCTCTGAGGATGGCAAGGTCCGCTATGCAGACAAACAGACGCTGAAGGATGTACGCCTCAGCCTCGGACTTGTCTTTCAGAGCTTCCACCTGTTCCCGCACATGAGTGTACTGCGCAACATCACCGAGGCTCAGATGCACGTACTCGGACGGAGCAAGGCCGAAGCCCAGCAGATCGCCCGCGAGCTTCTGAAGAAAATGGGACTTGAGGAGAAGGAGAAAGCCTATCCTTGCCAGCTCTCAGGCGGCCAGCAGCAGCGCGTCTCCATCGCCCGCGCCCTCGCTCTCAATCCAAATGTACTCTGCTTTGACGAGCCCACCAGTGCACTGGACCCAGAGCTTACCGGAGAGATTCTGAAAGTGATCAAGGACTTGGCGAAAGAGAAGATGACCATGATCGTAGTCACCCATGAGATGACTTTTGCCAGGGATATCTCAGACCGTGTCATCTTCATGGACGATGGACTCATCGTCGAGGAAGGCAGCCCTGAGAAGGTGTTCGGCGATCCGCAGAACCCCAGGACCAAACGCTTCCTCAACCGCTACGAACAACCCTAG
- a CDS encoding amino acid ABC transporter substrate-binding protein has protein sequence MKRIAVVLLALLMVATNLFSAGTKEQASGVDNSLEKIMSKGVFVMGLDDTFPPMGFRNEKNEIVGFDVDLAKEVTKRIGVELKLQPIDWNAKEQELNTGNIDCIWNGFTITEERKQAMTFTPPYIHNAQVVVVRDDSPYTTLASLSGKKVGYQAGSSASSAIDASPEFKASIKTFIEFKENLTGLMDLEIGGIDALVVDVTVATDNIQRSGKAFRILSEELAPEDYGIGFRKGEQQLADAVWAQLLAMKADGTLAKISTEWFGSDITVVGK, from the coding sequence ATGAAACGAATTGCTGTTGTCCTTTTGGCCCTGTTGATGGTGGCCACCAACCTGTTTAGCGCCGGAACCAAGGAACAAGCCTCTGGGGTTGACAACTCCTTGGAGAAGATCATGAGCAAGGGTGTTTTTGTCATGGGTCTCGACGACACCTTCCCCCCGATGGGCTTTCGCAATGAGAAGAACGAAATCGTAGGCTTTGACGTCGACCTTGCAAAGGAAGTCACCAAGAGAATAGGTGTTGAACTGAAGCTTCAGCCTATCGACTGGAATGCCAAGGAGCAGGAGCTGAACACCGGCAACATCGATTGCATCTGGAACGGCTTCACCATCACCGAAGAGCGCAAGCAGGCGATGACCTTCACTCCCCCCTACATCCACAATGCACAGGTCGTCGTTGTCCGTGATGACAGCCCCTATACCACCCTTGCATCCCTCAGTGGCAAGAAGGTCGGCTACCAGGCCGGGTCCTCCGCTTCCAGCGCCATTGATGCCAGCCCTGAATTCAAGGCATCCATCAAGACATTCATCGAATTCAAGGAAAACCTGACCGGCCTCATGGACCTCGAGATCGGCGGCATTGACGCCTTGGTTGTTGACGTAACGGTTGCAACCGACAACATCCAGAGAAGCGGAAAAGCCTTCCGCATCCTGTCCGAAGAGCTTGCTCCCGAAGACTATGGCATCGGATTCCGCAAGGGCGAGCAGCAGCTTGCCGATGCAGTCTGGGCCCAGCTTCTGGCCATGAAGGCAGACGGCACACTTGCCAAGATTTCCACCGAATGGTTCGGTTCTGACATCACCGTTGTCGGAAAGTAA
- a CDS encoding D-aminoacylase, with protein sequence MIRFSNALIVDGSGATPYRGDVLVEGERIAAILPPSATPAPDALDCSSLILTPGFIDMHGHSELEVLRSPSMRPKIGQGITTEVAGNCGIGVFPAQKGSPSLKALTNDVLGSYPDVGWDDFSSYLKAWQAKGSGTNMAFLQAHSTLRSFALEGNPNRSATSAEVETMCLLLQKSLKQGCLGMSSGLYYAPCLFADRKELLALLEVVRQYDRLFSVHVRCEGNEILSSLGEVVDLARLSGVRLQISHLKVIGRENQQLVTEMLHLIEDARSEGLDVQFDQYPYEYGSTSLFSLLPPPYLRLERKDLQSHLKSACERDSIRRMMEEGDGWDSLAQLCGWDAIRILSLDSNPCYIGMTLTEVASERGQGPYDAFFDLLAEEEGAALMTDITQSQDTIRKILSHSLMCFGTDALYAGSLSHPRSYQAAIHLLDRYCKQQEVLPLELMIAKMTSVGAHRLGLTDRGLIQKGFKADLVLLDWQKLSDNSTQANPDAKSTGLELVMVNGNIAFQHGQYTDATAGSALLY encoded by the coding sequence ATGATTCGCTTTTCGAATGCTTTGATTGTGGATGGGAGTGGAGCGACTCCCTATCGCGGGGATGTGCTGGTCGAAGGAGAGCGCATAGCGGCAATTCTGCCGCCTTCAGCAACGCCGGCACCTGATGCCCTGGATTGTTCCTCGCTTATTCTGACCCCCGGCTTCATAGACATGCATGGACATAGTGAGCTTGAGGTGTTGCGTTCCCCTTCCATGAGGCCCAAGATCGGGCAGGGTATCACCACCGAGGTCGCAGGCAACTGTGGTATCGGGGTGTTTCCCGCCCAAAAGGGGAGTCCCTCCCTGAAGGCTCTCACCAACGACGTGCTCGGCTCATATCCGGATGTAGGTTGGGATGACTTTTCTTCCTATCTGAAGGCTTGGCAAGCAAAGGGCAGCGGTACCAATATGGCCTTCCTCCAGGCACACAGCACACTGCGGTCGTTCGCATTGGAAGGGAATCCAAATCGTAGTGCAACCAGCGCAGAAGTCGAAACGATGTGTCTTCTGCTTCAGAAAAGCCTGAAGCAGGGGTGCCTGGGCATGTCTTCCGGATTGTACTATGCCCCTTGTCTGTTTGCAGACCGCAAGGAATTGCTTGCACTGTTGGAAGTGGTAAGGCAGTACGACAGGCTCTTTTCTGTCCATGTCCGCTGTGAAGGCAATGAAATTCTCTCCTCGCTTGGGGAGGTTGTCGATCTTGCCCGTCTTTCGGGGGTGCGGCTGCAGATCAGTCACCTGAAGGTGATCGGAAGGGAGAACCAGCAGCTTGTCACCGAAATGCTCCATCTCATCGAGGATGCGCGCTCCGAAGGCCTTGATGTGCAGTTTGACCAATACCCGTACGAGTACGGCAGCACCAGTTTGTTCAGCCTCTTGCCTCCACCCTATCTGCGTCTGGAACGCAAGGATCTCCAATCCCATCTGAAGAGTGCGTGTGAGCGGGACTCCATCAGGCGCATGATGGAGGAGGGTGATGGCTGGGACAGTCTGGCACAGCTGTGCGGTTGGGATGCGATCCGGATCCTGAGTCTGGACAGCAATCCCTGCTACATCGGCATGACCCTCACCGAAGTTGCCAGTGAACGGGGACAGGGCCCCTATGACGCCTTCTTTGATCTGCTTGCCGAGGAAGAAGGGGCGGCTCTCATGACCGATATCACCCAAAGCCAGGATACCATCAGGAAAATCCTCAGCCACAGCCTGATGTGCTTTGGCACTGATGCGCTCTATGCAGGGTCTCTTTCACATCCCAGGTCGTATCAGGCGGCCATCCACCTGTTGGACCGGTACTGCAAGCAGCAGGAAGTCCTGCCGCTTGAGCTGATGATTGCAAAGATGACCAGCGTCGGAGCTCACCGACTCGGACTGACCGATCGCGGTCTGATCCAAAAAGGCTTCAAAGCCGATTTGGTCCTGTTGGATTGGCAGAAGCTCAGCGACAACTCAACACAAGCGAATCCCGATGCAAAGAGCACCGGACTTGAGCTGGTGATGGTCAATGGGAACATTGCCTTCCAGCATGGTCAGTATACCGACGCAACGGCAGGATCTGCCCTGCTGTACTAG
- a CDS encoding ferrous iron transport protein A — protein MDELTVGQTGAVKAINAPKQLKRRLMDMGFTKGVGVEVVKMAPMGDPMEVTVRGYHLCLRKAEASVIELR, from the coding sequence ATGGATGAACTTACCGTAGGGCAGACAGGGGCTGTGAAGGCGATCAACGCTCCGAAACAGCTCAAGCGCAGACTTATGGATATGGGCTTCACCAAAGGTGTTGGAGTCGAGGTTGTGAAGATGGCTCCGATGGGAGACCCCATGGAAGTAACCGTACGTGGTTATCATCTTTGTCTCAGAAAAGCTGAGGCCAGTGTCATCGAGTTAAGATAG
- a CDS encoding FAD-dependent oxidoreductase, which translates to MVQYDVVIVGSGPAGMGAAFALLKEKPGLKILMLDREKVSTGGMRNDCKMNFTYPIGFPVEYWTEEAANHYLKQVIDFLKPNFLEKSNIGIYQKRAERLGCTLLEIKQTHLGTDGGLLLIKQLLAQLAEAGVELALGEAMESVDKENRFIITEKREIGYKKLLVAPGRKGFHFLQDLMHSLSVPFIDNIVDIGLRVETRIEHYPIVRDYYDPKFYFPEKVRTFCTNSGNAHVVRERYATNRGDQWYSVNGHAFAPDSRHDNGLVNFAILKTVRFTAPLASGQAFAENLGLQAALMGGGQPLMQRVGDFRLGSRSKEASFSGDLYDFEPTLKSCCPGDISLAIPAKILRAIWKAMKNLDTIVPGVLHPSTIMYYPEIKLYANKPAYLDERFRVTEDIWFAGDGAGTSRGITGAWASGIRAAEGIIESL; encoded by the coding sequence ATGGTTCAGTATGATGTTGTCATTGTGGGAAGCGGGCCGGCAGGTATGGGTGCAGCCTTTGCGCTGCTGAAAGAAAAACCCGGCTTGAAGATTCTGATGCTCGACCGAGAGAAAGTCTCAACCGGCGGCATGAGAAATGACTGCAAGATGAACTTCACCTACCCGATCGGCTTTCCGGTGGAATACTGGACAGAAGAGGCAGCAAACCACTATCTGAAACAGGTCATCGACTTCCTCAAACCCAACTTCCTGGAAAAATCCAATATCGGAATCTATCAGAAGCGGGCGGAGCGGCTAGGTTGTACACTCCTTGAGATCAAGCAGACACACCTCGGAACTGACGGCGGTCTCCTGCTCATCAAGCAGCTGCTCGCCCAACTTGCCGAGGCAGGAGTGGAACTTGCCCTCGGGGAAGCGATGGAGAGTGTGGACAAGGAAAATCGCTTCATCATCACCGAAAAGAGGGAGATAGGATACAAGAAGCTCTTGGTCGCTCCCGGTCGGAAGGGTTTTCACTTCCTGCAAGACCTCATGCATTCGCTTTCGGTTCCCTTCATTGACAATATCGTGGATATCGGACTGAGGGTGGAAACACGTATCGAGCACTACCCCATCGTCCGCGACTACTATGACCCGAAATTCTACTTTCCCGAAAAGGTCCGAACGTTCTGCACCAACAGCGGCAACGCCCATGTGGTACGCGAGCGTTATGCAACCAATCGCGGAGACCAGTGGTATTCGGTCAACGGACATGCGTTTGCCCCCGATTCCCGCCACGACAACGGGCTGGTGAACTTTGCCATTCTCAAGACAGTCCGCTTCACCGCTCCCTTGGCAAGCGGGCAGGCGTTTGCCGAGAATCTGGGCTTGCAGGCTGCCCTGATGGGGGGCGGCCAACCTCTGATGCAGCGTGTCGGGGATTTCAGGCTCGGATCACGCAGTAAGGAAGCCAGTTTCAGCGGTGATTTGTATGATTTTGAGCCAACCCTCAAAAGCTGCTGCCCCGGAGACATCAGCCTTGCCATCCCGGCAAAGATTCTCAGGGCAATCTGGAAAGCGATGAAGAACCTCGACACCATTGTGCCTGGAGTGCTCCATCCTTCCACCATCATGTACTATCCGGAGATCAAGCTCTATGCAAACAAACCGGCATACCTCGATGAACGCTTCCGCGTCACCGAGGACATCTGGTTTGCCGGAGATGGAGCCGGCACCAGCCGCGGTATTACCGGAGCATGGGCCAGCGGTATCAGGGCAGCTGAGGGAATCATCGAGAGCCTATAG
- the feoB gene encoding ferrous iron transport protein B, which translates to MQTLALIGNPNCGKTTLFNLLTGTSAYVGNWPGVTVEKKEGMTNGHRILDLPGIYSLSPYSPEEKLSRRYILDEQPDLIIDVIDATNLERSLYLTNQLAELGRPLLLVLNMEDLLEKEGITIDAKLLSQMAGAPVVQISASKGTGIAELQKQIEKSLSEKKLPLCPLFSNYVERYISEIIGDDYLHQIPKGRQMRWAAIKLLEADELFLSSMPTPPPAFQTYIERARKELAAHFDDDPEAIIIDQRYKVAEHIAQDCQVRKKTKKGFDFDSIATHRFAAIPLFLAIMAGVFYLSIGLVGGYTTPLLETLFAFLGEQVHLTADRFGVYPLLSGILADGIIAGVGAVLTFVPQLFVLFLLLSLLEDCGYMARIAFIMDRMMRTLGLSGKSIIPLVIGTGCSVPAIMSSRTIEHRKQRELTVIVTPFIPCGAKMPVFALMLTYFFPGKWFIAPMIYLLGIVAVVVTGLLARALDRHKETNAFILELPRYQIPSPRNTWLQTRERTLGFIQKAGTIILLSSVIIYLLSSYSFTLQAVDAEQSMLAMLGRVIAPLFAPLGFGFWQASVALLTGIAAKESIVSTLSVTIGTANLGAFFTPDSALSYMTFILLSSPCIAAISAMFKELGSKRKLLYAVLWQTGFAYFAALLVRLIVLVTV; encoded by the coding sequence ATGCAAACACTTGCACTCATTGGGAATCCCAATTGCGGGAAAACCACACTGTTCAATCTGCTGACGGGAACCAGTGCCTATGTGGGAAACTGGCCTGGTGTAACGGTGGAAAAGAAAGAGGGGATGACCAACGGTCATCGCATTCTCGATCTTCCCGGCATCTACTCCCTTTCCCCCTACTCCCCCGAGGAGAAGCTTTCCAGGCGCTACATTCTTGATGAGCAACCGGATCTCATCATTGACGTCATCGACGCCACCAATCTTGAACGCAGTCTCTACCTCACCAACCAGCTCGCCGAATTGGGCAGGCCCTTGCTCTTGGTCCTGAACATGGAAGACCTCCTGGAGAAGGAAGGCATTACCATCGATGCAAAGCTCCTCTCCCAGATGGCCGGAGCACCGGTGGTACAGATTTCTGCCAGCAAGGGAACAGGCATTGCTGAACTGCAGAAGCAAATCGAAAAAAGCCTCTCCGAAAAGAAACTCCCTCTCTGCCCTCTCTTCTCGAACTATGTCGAGCGCTATATCTCAGAGATCATCGGAGACGACTACCTGCACCAGATACCCAAGGGAAGGCAGATGCGCTGGGCGGCGATCAAGCTGCTCGAAGCCGACGAGCTCTTCCTCTCCTCCATGCCGACGCCTCCCCCTGCCTTCCAGACCTATATCGAACGGGCAAGGAAGGAGCTTGCAGCCCACTTTGATGATGATCCCGAGGCAATCATCATAGACCAACGCTACAAGGTGGCTGAACACATAGCCCAAGACTGCCAAGTCAGAAAGAAGACAAAGAAAGGCTTTGACTTCGACTCCATTGCAACCCATCGCTTTGCAGCCATCCCTCTCTTTCTCGCCATCATGGCAGGGGTCTTCTACCTCTCCATCGGCTTGGTCGGTGGATATACCACCCCTCTCTTGGAAACACTGTTTGCATTTCTTGGCGAGCAGGTCCATCTGACGGCAGACCGATTCGGGGTGTATCCCCTGCTCAGTGGCATTCTTGCCGACGGCATCATCGCAGGGGTGGGTGCAGTCCTGACCTTCGTTCCCCAACTCTTCGTACTCTTCCTGCTGCTCTCCCTGCTCGAGGACTGCGGCTACATGGCCCGCATTGCCTTCATCATGGACAGGATGATGCGAACCCTCGGTCTTTCCGGCAAATCCATCATTCCGTTGGTCATCGGTACCGGCTGTTCCGTTCCTGCAATCATGAGCAGCAGAACCATCGAACACCGAAAACAGCGTGAACTGACGGTCATCGTCACCCCCTTCATCCCTTGTGGGGCCAAAATGCCTGTCTTTGCCCTTATGCTCACCTACTTCTTCCCAGGCAAGTGGTTCATCGCCCCGATGATCTACCTGCTTGGCATCGTGGCGGTTGTGGTCACCGGCCTGCTTGCCAGGGCACTGGACAGGCACAAGGAGACGAACGCCTTCATTCTGGAGCTTCCCCGCTACCAAATCCCCTCACCTCGCAACACCTGGTTGCAGACCCGTGAACGCACTTTGGGGTTTATCCAGAAAGCTGGGACGATCATCCTGCTCTCCTCGGTCATCATTTACCTGCTTTCCTCCTACTCCTTCACCTTGCAGGCTGTGGATGCCGAGCAGAGCATGCTTGCCATGCTCGGAAGAGTCATCGCTCCACTCTTCGCTCCTTTGGGATTCGGCTTCTGGCAAGCCAGTGTTGCCCTGCTCACCGGTATTGCGGCAAAGGAATCCATTGTCAGCACCTTGAGTGTGACCATCGGTACAGCCAATCTGGGGGCGTTCTTCACCCCAGACAGCGCCCTCTCCTACATGACATTCATCCTGCTCTCTTCTCCTTGCATTGCTGCAATCAGTGCAATGTTCAAGGAACTGGGAAGCAAACGAAAGCTTCTCTATGCCGTCCTCTGGCAGACCGGCTTTGCCTATTTTGCTGCACTGCTGGTCCGTCTCATCGTCCTTGTGACAGTGTGA
- a CDS encoding alpha/beta hydrolase: MRIIQIAVGPNQVPLTGYLQDITSDGGIRNIRPCVVICPGGAYRFRSERERDPVALHFLNMSYNVFILDYSVREDAGNLNPLLEASDALMKIREHALAWMCDPTRIAILGFSAGGHLAASLAILHNHPLLAEKLAIVDENNKPDAAVLCYPVISGGEYAHKESLDWVSGGDAGLRSLLSLENQVTKEASPIFLWHTVTDPSVPVENSLHLAVALRKAEVPFELHLFEQGAHGLSVCTEEVGTPHPACRAWVDLASTWLNDRFHHTL, encoded by the coding sequence ATGAGAATCATTCAAATAGCCGTGGGACCGAATCAGGTCCCACTTACCGGGTATCTGCAGGACATCACCAGTGATGGGGGAATTCGCAACATCAGACCCTGTGTGGTCATCTGCCCAGGGGGAGCCTATCGGTTCCGCTCGGAACGTGAACGCGATCCTGTCGCCCTGCACTTTCTGAACATGAGCTACAATGTCTTCATCCTCGACTACTCGGTCAGGGAGGATGCAGGCAATCTCAATCCTCTGCTTGAGGCAAGTGATGCGCTGATGAAAATCCGTGAACACGCCCTTGCGTGGATGTGCGATCCAACCCGCATCGCCATCCTGGGCTTCAGTGCCGGTGGGCATCTTGCAGCTTCCCTGGCAATTTTGCACAACCACCCTTTGTTGGCAGAGAAGCTGGCAATAGTGGATGAGAACAACAAGCCTGATGCGGCGGTGCTTTGCTATCCGGTGATAAGCGGTGGCGAGTATGCCCACAAGGAGAGTCTCGATTGGGTCAGCGGCGGCGATGCAGGGCTGCGTTCCCTGTTGAGCCTGGAAAACCAGGTCACCAAGGAAGCAAGCCCAATCTTCCTCTGGCACACGGTCACCGACCCCTCGGTTCCTGTGGAGAACAGCCTCCATCTTGCCGTTGCGTTGAGAAAAGCAGAAGTGCCGTTTGAACTGCATCTCTTTGAGCAAGGGGCGCATGGGCTTTCGGTGTGCACCGAGGAGGTGGGGACCCCCCATCCTGCGTGCAGGGCATGGGTGGATCTTGCCTCAACCTGGTTGAACGACCGATTCCATCACACCCTATAG
- a CDS encoding amino acid ABC transporter permease codes for MGNLLQQMLVGTVTSLKIFALTLLFSLPLGMLVAKGRMSKNPILSNLVNIYIMIMRGTPLILQLLFVYFAPYYIFGSSYDRFTAVIVGFVINYAAYFAEIYRGGVQSIPVGQYEASLVLGFTKTHTFTHVVAPQVIKRIIPAMGNEVITLVKDTALAQTIGVAELFRVAQNASARQFSTMPIFIAGVFYFLMNAVVSRSFDQLEKKLNYYH; via the coding sequence ATGGGAAACCTCTTGCAGCAAATGCTGGTCGGTACGGTGACCAGCCTGAAGATATTCGCCTTGACCCTGCTCTTCTCCCTTCCTTTGGGCATGCTGGTCGCAAAAGGCAGGATGTCGAAGAATCCGATCCTGTCCAATCTGGTGAACATCTACATCATGATCATGCGGGGCACCCCCCTGATCCTCCAATTGCTCTTCGTCTACTTTGCACCCTATTACATCTTCGGGTCATCGTATGACCGATTCACTGCGGTCATCGTAGGCTTTGTCATCAACTATGCAGCTTACTTTGCCGAAATCTACCGTGGCGGGGTGCAATCCATCCCGGTAGGCCAGTACGAGGCATCGCTTGTACTGGGATTCACCAAAACCCACACCTTCACCCATGTGGTTGCCCCCCAGGTGATCAAGCGCATCATCCCAGCTATGGGAAACGAGGTGATCACCCTGGTAAAGGATACCGCACTTGCGCAGACCATCGGAGTAGCCGAGCTGTTCCGCGTCGCACAGAACGCTTCAGCAAGGCAGTTCTCCACCATGCCGATTTTCATAGCAGGCGTCTTCTACTTCCTCATGAATGCGGTTGTCTCCCGCTCGTTCGACCAGCTTGAGAAGAAGCTCAACTACTACCATTAG
- a CDS encoding nucleoside hydrolase, whose translation MERIILDVDTGLDDAAALLLAAGLEELHIEAVIATAGNVGLSKTLENTLNIMETVGADCPVFRGADKPLLRDPVEAGDFHGVTGMDGPTFGPRVLQHVQEENGIDALIRLLKENPHQLTVVSVGPLTDLALAMAKEEGIALLAKEIVIMGGSFSYGNVTKVAEFNTYADPEAAQIVFSSGANITLFPLDCTRTVTLTKERLDAYRRKAGRATEVFAACMDTYMANYEKKGQGWPQIHDPLCVAYLADPTKVECESAPVAVDIEEGTSYGQTVKLTADDTSKIRIARSIDIPWFWSLVERALDTLS comes from the coding sequence ATGGAACGTATCATACTGGATGTGGATACCGGATTGGATGATGCTGCAGCCTTGCTGCTTGCTGCAGGACTTGAAGAGCTGCACATCGAGGCAGTCATTGCAACAGCGGGAAATGTGGGGCTTTCAAAAACCCTGGAGAATACCCTGAACATCATGGAAACAGTGGGAGCTGACTGCCCTGTCTTCAGGGGCGCAGACAAACCCTTGCTCAGGGACCCTGTCGAAGCGGGTGATTTCCACGGCGTAACAGGGATGGATGGTCCGACCTTTGGTCCGCGTGTTCTCCAGCACGTGCAGGAGGAGAACGGCATTGATGCGCTGATCCGTCTGCTCAAGGAGAACCCACACCAGCTGACGGTGGTAAGTGTCGGGCCTTTGACCGATCTTGCCTTGGCAATGGCCAAAGAAGAAGGCATAGCACTCCTTGCAAAGGAGATTGTCATCATGGGAGGCTCGTTCTCCTACGGCAATGTCACCAAGGTAGCTGAGTTCAACACGTATGCAGACCCCGAGGCTGCCCAGATTGTCTTCTCCAGCGGAGCCAACATCACCCTCTTTCCGCTCGATTGCACCAGAACCGTAACCCTCACCAAGGAACGGTTGGATGCCTACCGAAGGAAAGCAGGTCGGGCAACAGAAGTCTTTGCCGCTTGCATGGATACCTACATGGCAAACTATGAGAAAAAGGGCCAAGGATGGCCGCAGATACACGACCCCCTCTGTGTTGCATATCTTGCCGACCCCACCAAGGTCGAATGCGAGTCTGCTCCGGTTGCCGTTGATATAGAAGAAGGAACCAGCTACGGGCAGACCGTCAAGCTGACTGCAGACGATACAAGCAAGATCCGCATCGCTCGGTCGATCGACATTCCCTGGTTCTGGTCTCTGGTGGAACGGGCCCTCGACACCCTCTCCTAA